CGTTTATTCTGCACCGTTGCGTCCTCTGTCCATTAATACTCTGTATTTCTTTAATCTacctaatattactaatattttggACCTTTTTTCATATTGTCATAGATAACCAGTTTCCTTTAAGCATTTGTTACTTTCTGTAATTACTCCTGCGATTTCTGAGAGGATTACTGGATTTTAATATTGGAGCACTTCGTAAATATGCTGCATCCATGAGATTTTAGTTAGTAAAAGTAACTATCATACAAAGAGATATACTCAAGTCCataaaggtaaaaggtaaaaaagTCATTCCAAAAAGAAAAATGATCATTGATAAGGTAGTTCATTAAAATAATTCTCACTATCGTAGTCTACGTCTGAACAGAAAACACTTTTGGCAAACATATCTATGGTAATCACTAAAAAATATTCCACATTTGCATCTGTAGAGAGATGATTTTGGAAATGACACGGTTCAAATATAGTTCCATTATCATCTAGGTGAGTTATTTTTAATTTGTAATAAAACTTGGGATTTTTATACTGATACTTCATTGTTGGTAACTCTCTCTTCTATAGAAGAAGAAATAGTTCGAAGATACTGTTGAGAGCTATACTGGTTAACACTCTGTGCTCCGTGTCGTGACTGGTTGCTGCTATTTGGAAATGTCTCCCATGAGCCACCCCAACATATTGCTGCTATGATGGCCTTTAACCTTTGTATTGCCCCATTTCGATATTTCCGACGGCTTAAATAGTAAAGCCAGGGATTCCAGGAAGTAGAACTTAAGAAAATCCACCAACACATGGAACTAACCAACTCTGACTGATAAAACCTCATGTCTTTCAAGTTTATGTATGTGGCTGTCCCTCCAGATACAGAATAAATAGTGAACAGGATAGTCATTATAGCCATTGGAAGTGTTAAGTTTTCTTCCAAATCATCAGTCGTGGTTTCCCCTCGTTTCTGTTGTTTTTTGTGATAGTATACCGCCAATGCAGATATTATAATGGTTATCAAACACTCaattcccaagactgccatcaacaTGGGGAGTACAACTTTTTTGCCTTTAACAGATACACCTTCGGGAAGTTTGGCATATGAATTCCATTCAGTGCTGAATCCATTATCATCGTGCATGATGATAAAAGAAGTTAACAGGGATACAATCCAGAAACTTCCCACGGAGATTTCTGTATTCAAAGGTGGGAGTCCGCAAAGAAATTTTAATCGAACATTATCTCTAAGTCCTTTATAACTTAAAGCAAAAATTATATGGATGGAATTTATGGCACAGCAACTAAAAACAAAGGCAGAGATGAGATGACCTGAATTATCAGGAATTTCATCTTGGCTGTATTTCAAATGATTCAGTATGTCCTTTTGACTCTTGAACTTCATTACTTCGTCGCTGCTCCCGTTCATGAGCATAAGATGTGTATACAGAGCAGGAGTTATGACAAAGAGGCATACGAATAAATCTGAAAAAGCAAGCGAAATCCTATGCAATTCAAGACCTATGCTGGAACACTGTTTACCTAACAAAGTAATTATCACTGTAATATTACCAATGATACCAGTCACaattataatacttattattacTAAAATGGTCATCTCATAAGATTGGCAGTTTGGAGGTAGATAATTCCAGCTTCTTAACATTTCGTGTTCTTGGGGATCTTCAGCCAATATAAAAGTGTGGTCAGGGTAACAGCTTGGCCAATGTACATTTTTCAAGCCATAAACTTCTTCCCTCTCATTctttacatagtaattttgaagTATGTCATGGCAAATTGTCTGCTTACCATTTTCTTCGGTATGAAACACGCGAATGAGGATTCCATTTAAAACATGGTCTATGATCCTTATGTTTCCATTACATACTGATTGGAAACATGTTTCATCATCTGCAAGGAGGGCTGCTGCCAGTAGATGCTCGAAGTGAACATCATTATCTGAGGGTTTTTTGCATTCTTGTTTATTGAGGAAAAGAACATTTTCATCTGCACAGAAGGTATATGCTCCCATGTTTGAACAGTTCTTGTTGTAGATATCAAAGAATGGAGCACAGACATCTTTAAATTTTTCATCATGTATTACAGTTACAGATTTGTTATCATAACTGATGAAAGAGTCTTGGAAACTGGTGTACTCGCCGTACATAGCCGAAAATATATATTCGCAGAAATAGAGTGTTTTTGTGAAGGAAATTTGACGTAGCACATTTTCTCCAAAGTCGTTATCTTCATATTCGTAATAGTAGTGGTAGTAAAGAGAAATATTATTTACATTTTGGTCATAGTCTTCTATGCTTAAATTTTCAGCATCTTCGGGTCTCATGAAATCAGAGCTTTGATTTGCTTTCATCATATCAGTTATGTATCCAAGAGATGATGCATTATTTTCTGAATGTTGTCTCAAATCAATATTTTCACTGTGAAAATTAATCGTTTCTCTTGTCAAAATTGCTTCTTCGTTATCAAGGTGAGGTAGAGTGTTGTTGGAGAACAGAATTTCTGTAAATTGGTTGTGTGACGTGTTGTTAAGATAttgttgtttttccttttctttagttgGTAATTCAGCTATTTCTTGTTTTTCAGTTTCTGCCTGCAGCACTTTGTTAGTGGTGATCAGTGCGAGGAGTCGTAGAATCACCAACGTTTTTAAAGATGTTTTAATTGCCATTTCTTTTAGTTGAATTACCTGTAAAAGTAAAGAAGTGTTACTGGGCACCTTATCATACAGCATATGAACCCTTTTAATTATAGTTCAGTGTACAGTTATAACAGGAGTAaactgtctttattctatttccaTAATGACTTTGTCATGTGGGAGTTCTTACTATAATACTGGGCATTATTGTACATGACTAGAAATATTTCAACTATATGAgttatctaaaatatgaacaggGATTCAAAACAATAAAGAAAGCAATAAGAATATGatttaaaacacacaaacacacctcttttactctctctctctcccttattttTCTGACATAAGCAGTTTTCTTTCATAGGTGATTCTAAAAGAACAAAAAAGATATTGATAACTGCGACAGTCATACTTTATCAGTTACATTGTGGATTGACCTCCTTGAACAAAACCCTTAACAGAAGAGCAAATAATCGCCTCTCGAACCTCCTGCATAGTAAGGACCTTTCTTTCTTTTACTTCTATATTACTTCTGAATCATGCAAATTTTACTCTAACTTATCGTTTGTCATTCTTTTAAAATGGTCAAATCATCTTAAACACCCTGAACCATCTAATTTAAACGATGCAAACTTTTTCACGACTTTAAATAAATATCTCACgttttctttactatttttatTCGTATTCCACATGTGCGTTGCAAACTCCCCCGTCTCATTTTCTTTCAATTTCCACAGTTTTCTTTCATAAAAAGACTTTTCATATATTCCAGTTCTCGATTCCATAAACACTGCAAAACTCTTCAAACCATTTTGCACAAACACTGCTACCTTCCTTGTTTCACACATTCTGCAACTTGTCTACTTTCACTTTATGCTATCTTATTGATTCCCATTATCCCCCATAACCATTTTCTAAATATGGTAAAACTTTTACGCTTGTTTCTGTAGTTTCTTTTCATTGTCCTTATCAGTACTATATTTTCTCCAAATTTTAACCATCCCTCACTCCATTCATGATCTATTCTTTATACCATAAAAATTTCTCTTCTCTATCTTCTCACATTACTCCATACATAAAAAAACATAAGTTGTATGACTTATTGTCTGAAATCCATCCACTTTTTCACGGCCTGTCAAAATATTGTTGCACACCAGATTTTTGAACTATTCATCTTCTAAACATTACTCATTGCCTCTCTATGCTTTTTTCAGAAAGGGGTTAATTGTTGGAGATAACTTAATTTCTATTTTACCCTATCATTTGCTTGCTTTCATTTGTTAGAACtgtcatgagtttttttttttcaagactttaTATATCATGTTAGAGTTTTTATCTTACTTTCAAACTTCTCACATAACTTTTTATAAGAAGCCCAATATAGGCTACCAAGAAATGTTTCacctaaattatttttaaaatcaccTTTGCCATCTTTACTGTAATACAAAGAAACAAATTTCCATATGACAAATTCCTTTAGAATTTTTCCCTTACGTATATATTATAGACCCTTTATAGCAAAATTTACCCTTTGATTATTGTACTCTTCTGTTGTCCACATTTAAGAAAGTTTAAATATATTCACTACTGGGATCCTGAAGTGCCTTTCTTCAGTTGTATATACTTTTAATTCCATGTTTACTTACAAATACAAAAAAAGTTTTTAGTACTTTGAAAGTTGTTACCTcgtcaacgaagttagaaggaggtaatgttttaccccatgtttgtgtgtttgtgtgtgtttgtttgttcgtttgtgaacaccttcctaacAACAATTCTTATCTttgagtaatgaagcttgcagaaattagctgttatgtaaaaaggtataaattatttaattttggaaggtaaaggtcataggtcaaggtcaaaatcaaCCAAAAGGTCTccttcaagtaatcagccataaatttgaacaccattgtcacagagacttcaaacttggatcatatttgtgtgtatgaaaatccgcgccaattaatgcatgttaaggtcgaatgtcaaggtcgagtccaaggtcaaagtcaagcaaaaggtcaaattcggtcatcaaccatacaaccacaattttaatcgtaaggctatgaaacttgcagggattttaaactgttatacaAAGaactggaaacgattaaattttggattgtcaatggtcaaggtcatggtcgagcaacacgtccatatcatgtaatcagccataattttggacatccttGACACAGAGACttgagacttggttcatatttaagtgtatgataatccacgacaattaatgcgacggaggtctgtgctctactgagtacccctctattaTTTCCCATTCTTGACTACCGTAAGGACTATGTTGCTGTTTTTGTTCTTACTCCACAGTCTCTTCTGACACAAACACCCCTGTTGACACAGTTAAATACTACTTCAATGATCAAACTCGCTACATTTTTAtcttcaccaacgaagttggaaggaggttatattttaaccCCTGTGTcagtttgtgcgtttgtttgtttgtgtgtgtttgtttgtttgtgaaccgcttcttggccacaattttaatcgtagaataatgaaacttgcatggattaaccgttatgtaaaaatctAGGAacattttaattttggaaggtcaaggtcaaaggtcaaggtcaaaatcaagcaaaatgtcccattcacgtaatcagaaATAAGTTTCGACACCGTCGTCTCAGAGAAtccaaacttgattcatatttgagcgtattaaaatccacgccaaataatacatattaaggtcgtcggtcaaggtcgagtccaaggtcaaggtcaagcaaaacgtcaaatcctggtcatcaaccatacggcaaCAGTTTTAATTggaaagtaataaaacttgcaaggaTTTGAAATTGTTATGCAAAGAGCTGAAAAGGCTTCAATTTtgtaaagtcaaaggtcaaggacatggACGaccaaaacgtccaaaatcagcccaataggtcaagaaataaactaccctgggggaggtctgcactctaatgaATGGTCCTCTAGTTGGTACTAAAGCCTTTGGCGGTATTTCATTCATTCTCCTTGCATGGAGTTGTCACTTCTTTCACATATAAAATAcgtataaaaaaatcaaaatagggtTACTTTTGAGAACTGGTTTAAACACAAAACATAAGAGTATAAATGTTaaccttatttatatatttaggataCGTGTAAAGTGTCATACCACAGTACGTTTTTATTCTCAAAGTAGAGATACGTGACAACATCCCGTGTTATATTGAATGGTATAGGGTTCACAATAATTACCTTTATCTTGATTTAATATCAAACTTAGTAAAGTTTACCTATTAAAGTTGAAACTATTGCCTTGTTTTAAATTCTAGATCAAACaccgatgcatatatatatatatatatatatatatatatatatatatatatatatatatatatatatatatatatatatatatatatatatacatatatatatatatatttatatatatatatatatatatatatatatatatatatatatatatatatataatcatttttattatctcCTATGCCTATTCACGCGAAAGACttcggatagatttcaccagtcatttctatcttgtgcttttaattcaatacttctccattcatcatctcttaatttACGCTttgtagtcctcaaccatgtaggcctggagctCCCAACTCTTTCGGTGGCTTCTGGAgcctagctaaacgtttggtgaactaatctctcttgaggagtgtgaagagtatgtccaagccatctccatctgcccctcatcatgatctcatccacatatggcacttgagtaatctcttttgtaGTTTCTTTCCAAATCCTGTTCTGCTATTCAActttcaatatccttctgagaggtttgttctcacatctactaaatctgttggcgaTTGTattattgtcataccataactcatgtccaaacagtaacgccaatctcactgaactgatataaagTTTAATATTTATATGTTATTTCTGGGGATTTTatctccaaattctacttaacctagcaattgtcagATTTGTGTTTTTCACTCTTTtactaaactcttattctaaagaccttgtattgaaaatcatagttcccaaatacttaaggaattctaccacattaatcctttctctgtccaatgatatttcatctttcattatttACTCCGTTCTAATCATCTGTCTTCtagttatcttgagcccaacttcgtgtgatatttcatgcactcaggtaagcaagcattgcaaatattttggtgttctgctaatacagacagcatcatcagcatactgtaggtctgctaatttcttattaccaaccCAGTCTaacccttttccaccatctctgactgttctacacattatatAATCCATGAAGATGATAAATAACATAGGCGACAATACATTCCCTCAGAGTACTgcactgatcactggaaattcttttgataggactaaGCTAACAATAACCTTGGACTTGCTATGTTCATAAACAAACTTCAAattcacatatctaagaggaattctataataacgcaggactcttcacaaaattggccggtgcccactatcaaaggttatATCATactccaaaaatgccatcaaaatgaaaatttgatcagtacaacttctaaattttctaaatcctgcttgttcttctctcagcttttcatcaatctttctgttgTAGTCTCTcaagaataagcatgctatatattttcatgacaactgacataagtgtgatgcttctgtaattattgcaaccagtcaggtctccttttttgccatttccaccaacactcctaactcctattcatcaggttttgcctcttcaccccacattctacaaactaatcttgtaagtattctgggtgttacttcattttcagccagtatcatctcagcagttattccatc
Above is a window of Palaemon carinicauda isolate YSFRI2023 chromosome 6, ASM3689809v2, whole genome shotgun sequence DNA encoding:
- the LOC137642600 gene encoding uncharacterized protein, translated to MAIKTSLKTLVILRLLALITTNKVLQAETEKQEIAELPTKEKEKQQYLNNTSHNQFTEILFSNNTLPHLDNEEAILTRETINFHSENIDLRQHSENNASSLGYITDMMKANQSSDFMRPEDAENLSIEDYDQNVNNISLYYHYYYEYEDNDFGENVLRQISFTKTLYFCEYIFSAMYGEYTSFQDSFISYDNKSVTVIHDEKFKDVCAPFFDIYNKNCSNMGAYTFCADENVLFLNKQECKKPSDNDVHFEHLLAAALLADDETCFQSVCNGNIRIIDHVLNGILIRVFHTEENGKQTICHDILQNYYVKNEREEVYGLKNVHWPSCYPDHTFILAEDPQEHEMLRSWNYLPPNCQSYEMTILVIISIIIVTGIIGNITVIITLLGKQCSSIGLELHRISLAFSDLFVCLFVITPALYTHLMLMNGSSDEVMKFKSQKDILNHLKYSQDEIPDNSGHLISAFVFSCCAINSIHIIFALSYKGLRDNVRLKFLCGLPPLNTEISVGSFWIVSLLTSFIIMHDDNGFSTEWNSYAKLPEGVSVKGKKVVLPMLMAVLGIECLITIIISALAVYYHKKQQKRGETTTDDLEENLTLPMAIMTILFTIYSVSGGTATYINLKDMRFYQSELVSSMCWWIFLSSTSWNPWLYYLSRRKYRNGAIQRLKAIIAAICWGGSWETFPNSSNQSRHGAQSVNQYSSQQYLRTISSSIEERVTNNEVSV